From the Lancefieldella sp. Marseille-Q7238 genome, one window contains:
- a CDS encoding PTS sugar transporter subunit IIB: protein MDVKGMESIVLTRVDDRLVHGQVMTSWSKATNANKFMVIDDEVAANDLMKTVLKGVIPGNIKLGIFTIAKAADRLTKGFKPDDRVIILVKTPITILKLQKMGISFKHLNIGGIGTRSDRETLWRNIAVTADEKNAIKELISEGTEVFIQITADDSKVDVAKLIV, encoded by the coding sequence ATGGACGTAAAGGGAATGGAAAGTATCGTCCTTACTCGCGTGGACGACAGACTGGTTCATGGACAGGTGATGACCTCTTGGTCGAAGGCCACCAATGCGAATAAGTTCATGGTTATCGACGATGAAGTTGCTGCAAACGATTTAATGAAAACTGTATTGAAGGGCGTCATTCCTGGCAATATAAAGCTTGGCATCTTTACCATAGCTAAAGCTGCTGACCGTCTTACAAAAGGTTTTAAGCCAGATGACCGGGTTATTATTCTGGTTAAGACGCCAATTACGATTCTCAAGCTACAAAAAATGGGAATTAGCTTCAAGCACTTAAACATAGGTGGTATTGGTACTCGTTCTGATCGTGAGACTCTTTGGAGAAATATTGCTGTTACTGCGGATGAAAAAAATGCAATTAAGGAGTTAATTTCAGAGGGAACTGAAGTGTTTATACAAATTACCGCGGATGACTCAAAAGTTGATGTAGCAAAGCTGATTGTCTAG
- a CDS encoding PTS sugar transporter subunit IIA, producing MIGIVIIGHADFSKGMRSAIELLAGNSPQLETLGLYPGDNPLEFKNKAIVAIDSVNMGDGVLVLIDLFGGTPCNTVAQLLESKDIYAVAGINLPLAIQAVFARDEMSIEELARNILETGRTSLIDVRTHYQMISENSEEENF from the coding sequence GTGATTGGCATAGTAATAATAGGTCATGCTGATTTTTCGAAAGGAATGAGAAGCGCCATAGAGTTATTGGCGGGAAATTCTCCTCAATTAGAAACACTTGGCCTCTATCCAGGAGATAATCCACTGGAATTCAAAAATAAAGCGATTGTGGCAATTGATTCGGTAAACATGGGCGATGGAGTTCTCGTTCTTATTGATTTATTCGGTGGAACACCATGCAATACAGTTGCTCAACTTCTTGAATCGAAGGATATTTATGCCGTTGCTGGTATTAATTTGCCTCTAGCAATACAGGCGGTCTTTGCTAGAGATGAAATGAGCATTGAGGAACTAGCTAGGAACATTTTAGAAACAGGTAGGACCTCACTGATTGATGTTCGAACTCACTATCAAATGATTTCAGAGAATAGCGAAGAAGAGAATTTTTAG